The sequence GTTATTATTGGTCTGGCGGTTCTGGTTTGGAGTGCTGACAAGTTTGTTGAAGGAGCCGCCGCCGTTGCTCGTCATTTAGGCATGGCGCCGTTAGTTATCGGCATGGTGATTATAGGTTTTGGTACCTCGGCGCCGGAAATGGTGGTATCAGCTTTAGCCTCTCTTGATGGCAACCCTGCATTGGCTCTTGGTAACGCTTATGGCTCTAACATTACTAACATCGCGTTAGTGTTAGGTATCACCGCTGTCTTAGCACCTATTGCGGTCAAATCAGTGGTTATTCGCCGGGAAATGCCGGTACTTATTGGTATCACCTTACTCAGTGCTATCTTCCTGCTCGACTACCAAATTACTCGCTTCGAAGCCGGGCTGCTGTTACTCGTTTTCTTTGCTTACATGGGGTGGTCCGTCTGGATTGGCTCGAGAAACAGTGACGACGCACTCGCCGCCGAATACACTCAAGAGCTCGACTCCCACCCTATTCCCATGAAACCCGCCATTATTTGGCTGATAGTCGGTCTTTTACTACTTATTGTCAGTTCCAGAGCGTTGGTTTGGGGAGCTATCAATATCGCGACCGCTTTAGGTGTCAGTGATCTTGTCATCGGCCTAACTGTTGTCGCTATAGGTACGTCATTACCCGAGCTCGCCTCCGCTATTGCAGCTACGCGTAAAAACGAACATGACCTGGCCCTGGGGAATGTGATTGGCTCCAATATGTTTAACACACTAGCCGTGGTGGGTATTGCCGGTGCTATTAAGCCAATATCGCTTGAACCACTCGTGCTTAGCCGCGACTGGATAACCATGGCAGTTCTGACGTTGCTACTAATGGCTTTTGGCATACGCAAAGCCCGTCAGGGAAGAATAAATCGAGTGCATGGGGCTATTTTCATCGTCTTGTACATTGCTTATACGCTTTACTTACTTAAGACCGGCTTTATTAACCCTTAATAAGTAAAATAAGTACCACTCAAAAGCTATTGCAAATAGTTCGCATTTGAAATAGACTATCACTAACTCGTTGAGGTGATAGTCTATGTACGTATGTCTTTGTAAAGGAGTCAATGATAAAACCATCCACCAGGCGGTAAGCCGTGGAGAGGTTTCGTCAATGCGTGATCTGCGCCAGCAGTTCGGTGTCGCGTCGCAATGTGGCTGCTGCAAAGACTGCGCTAAAAGTGTTCTTAACGATGCTCTTCAGGAAAGCTTTCCGAAAAAATCTCAAGAAACTTCGCTGCCAGTATCAGTATGCTACACTTAGTTCATACATTATGAATTAAGAGGTAGCTTAAACTATGAAAGGTGATGCAAAAGTTATTCAGCAGCTCAACAAGGTGCTGACCTTAAAGCTGACCGCTATCAACCAGTATTTTCTGCACGCCCGCATGTACCAGAACTGGGGCTTCAATAGCTTAAATAAAGCGGTATATAAAGCATCCATTGAAGAAATGAAGCATGCTGATGTTATTATCGAACGCATTTTATTTCTTGAAGGTATTCCTAATTTACAAGAGCTAGGAAAGCTGTACGTTGGCGAAGAACCTCGGGAAATGCTCGAGTTAGACCACAAAGTTCAGTTTGGCGATGTCAGTGCCATTCGTGACGCCGTAAAAGTGTGCGAAGAGCACAAAGACTACGTCAGTCGTAAGGCATTAAGAGACATTTTAGACTCTCAGGAAGAACATCTTGACTGGCTGGAAACTCAAATTGATCTCATTTCTCGTCTTGGTAACGAGGTGTATTTACAAACAAAAATGGATGAGGCCGAATAATGCGCAGAGATAACAATGTTGTAGAGCAATTAAACCGTTTGCTTGCGTTTGAACTGACATCAATTGACCAATACACCTCTCACTCTCGTCAGTACGAAGACATGGGCTTGATGAAGCTTTACGAGCGTATTAACCATGAAATTGATGACGAGCGCGGTCATGCTGACTTACTGATTCGCCGCATTCTATTTTTAGAAGGCGAGCCAAACATGAAAAATCGTGAGCCACACACCATTGGCTCAGACGTTCGTGAAATGCTGGAAAACGATTTACAGCTTGAGTACAACAACGCGAAAACGCTTCGTGAGGTTATTGAATATTGCGAAGAAGTCGACGACTACGTTACGCGCGATATGCTCGTTGGTATTTTAAAAGACACCGAAGAAGACCATGCTTACTGGCTTAAAATTCAGTTGGGCTTAATGGATAAATTGGGTGAGCAACTTTACTTACAGAAAATGATGTAAGTGCAGTTACAGAAAAACAAAAGGCGCCATTTGGCGCCTTTTTTAATTTCCCAATAACGTTATAAGCCATAGACAGTGACGTAGAACTCATCGTTATCGTCCGTTGACTCAACGGTATATTCTACCGGCACATTGCTCTCACCACCCGGGCCAGACATAATTAAATCAGCCGCGCACTGGTAAGTATCAAGCTTTTCATCGTGTCCTTGGGTGCGAATCGCGTCTAATGACATCTCAATTACGCTCGCAAATTCGGTTCCGAGTTGCGCAACCAGCTCGTCGTTACTAATTTCTAAAACCAAATCGACGGTTTCTGAATCACTGCACGTGGGCGTACCGCCGCTGCATGCTGATAATATCATTGCGCCTGCCACTACCGGTAAAACTCGTTTAAACATAACTATCCTTATTGGTTTTATTACTTGGCAGGAAAGCGCCAGAACAAAATGTCATATCACACCTTCCCTGGTACTTACCCATTAAACGAATTTTAAAACTACCACCCGGGGGGATTATTGCAATAGAAACAAGTATTGCAGACACAAAAAAACCGCCACAAGGGCGGTTTCTTTATATCTGGCGGAGAGAGAGGGATTCGAACCCTCGATACGTTGCCGTATACACACTTTCCAGGCGTGCTCCTTCAGCCACTCGGACACCTCTCCAGAACGGCCGCTATGGTAGGGGTTTTAGCCGTTCTAATCAAGGGGTTTAAGCAATTTTAAAGCGTTTCATGCCTTTATTTAATCGTTTTGCCAACTCTCGCAACTCGCGACTGGCTTCACTGATTTGTTCAGAGCCGGCAGCGGTTTGCTCTGCGGCTTCGGTAATAGAGGTAAAGTTCTGATTAATTTCTTCGGCAACGGCAGTTTGCTCCTCAGCGGCCGTTGCGATTTGGGCGTTCATATCGCTCATTTTCGCAACTGAGGTGTTAACAGACTGCAGTGACTCCCCGGCTCTGCGCGCTTGTTCAACGCTTTCGGCTGCTTTCTGACGTCCTTGTTCCATAACATCAACCGCATTAGTTGCACTGCCACGCATGGTTTCAATAAGGCTTTGAATGCTGCGCGTTGAGTCCTGAGTTCGGTTGGCCAGCGCACGAACTTCGTCGGCTACGACAGAGAAGCCACGGCCATGTTCGCCCGCTCGTGCCGCCTCAATGGCCGCGTTCAACGCCAGCAGGTTCGTCTGGTCAGCAATGCCTTCAATAACCTCAAGAACTTTATTAATTTCAGCGGTATTGTCAGACAATTCACCGATAACGGTAGAAGCACTTTCTACTTGCTTCGCCAATTCTTCAATAGAACGCACCGTCGCTTCCACTTCACGGCTGCCGTTCATGGTTTCCTTGTCGGTATCGTCAGCCAGTTGCGCGGCTTCTTCAGTATGTTGTGCGACTTCTCGCACCGTCTGCGACATCTGATGAATAGCGGCGGCACCTTGGGTTGTCTGCTCCTGCTGCTCAACAACCAGTTTTTGGTTATTATCAGCGGTTTCTGAAAGTTCAGAAGAGGCATCCACCAAGGTCGTTGCCGACTCGTTCACTTCTTTCAACAGTCCTTGCAGACGACGGACCATGGTGTTCACGTCGTCCATCATGCTGCCTTTGTACTTGGAGCGAGTCTCAACGGTTAAATCGCCGTCGGCAATTTGCTGCAACACGTCAGCGGCCTCTTCGGGTTCACCACCAATTTTGTGAGTTAAACGGACCACAATTCTCCAGGCCACTAAACCACCAGCAATAATGGCAAAGGCCGTTATCCACCACATCAGTGTCGCGAAGTTTTCGCTTCGCTCCATAACGCCTTGGGTTCCCTTAGAAATGCTCGCTTCCTGATAATCAATGAAATCGTTGATTCGGTTCAGCCATTCCGCATAAATGGGACCCAGCTCACGAATGACATAGTCCTGAGCTTGCTGACGTCGGTCAGATTGCAGCAAGCGTTCAACCTCGGCAGCAGACTCTAAACCTTGTTTACGTATTTCCGCTATTGCCGCCAGTAAGGACTTTTCCTGACTATTAACCAGGTTCGCGTCAGAAATGATGCGCTGCATCCCCTGTTGCGACTCTGCGTAGTCATTTTTCAGCTTCGCTATAAGCTCTCTAAGTGGCGGCCGTTCGCTTGCGCGCTCCACCAACACTAAGTCGCGTAACGCAATGGCTCTGTCATGCACGCTGCCACGGTAGTTGATAGCAAACCGTTGCTTCTCGCTACCTACCTCGTTCACCCGAACCAGGGTTTTATCAATTTCGCCTACTTGGTAGGTGCCTATAATGGTGGTTATTGCAAGCAATAACAGAATAAACGCAAAGCCTGCGTATAACCGATTCGCTATCGTCATCTCTTACCTCGAAACTGCGGGGTTATATTAACTTGAATGGTTATACAGAATAACTGAGAGGAAGGATCAGAAAGAACGAATAAAATGAGATGAAATTAATCGATTTTTGCGTTTAATAATTTAACGGCTTAATAACCAACGAAAAATTCTTAACTGGCTAGGAACGTAAAACATGTACTCGGGGTGCCACTGTACGCCAATAACGGCTTGTTCTCGCCCGTCACTCTCAGAAGCTTGTATAAAACCGTCTAAATCCCAACCGGTTGCACGCATGCCCACACCAACTTGTTTAACTATTTGGGAATGCAGGCTGTTCACCCTTAGTTTGCGCTTTTTACACACCTCAGACAGTAAACAGTTTTTTTCCAAAAACACTTGTTTGGTTGGTAACAAGCCGGGACGGTTATACGTTAATTTTCGAAGCTCTTTAATATTCTGATCCAGTTCACCGCCAAGCACGACATTAATGAGCTGAGAGCCTCGGCAAATACCTAGAAGCGGCTTTTTATTCTCAAGCGCCCACTGTATCCAGCGAATTTCAATATCATCACGTTCAGGATCGTATTCGCCATCGGGCTCGGGCGGCTGATTATAATGAGACGGGCTGATGTCATCGCCACCACCAATGATCACCGCATCAACGGATTCGTCTTCGCAGCGGTGTCTGACGCTCACTCGGATAGGGCGCGCACCAAGCAGCCTGAGCGCCAGCCAGGTACACCACCACGACGGCGACCACTTGCGTGCCGTCCCGGTTACCACCACTCGCGGTCGCTGAGCCATTGCGTTAACCTCTTTTTCCAATCGTTCTCAGCGACGCCCATAATAGGTCGCTCCGCCTTACGAAATGCATCTCGCCAGTAGGCCAAAGCCTCTTCGTCATTCGCTAAAGCTTCTATCACCCACCATAAATTCCACTCTTCACTGAGCTGCCAGTCCGGATGCTCAATTTGACAGTTGGGTAAACGATAGTGAAAGGTAGGGCGTGCCTTAATCTTGCTGTCTCTAACAGCTTCCATCACCCTAGTTTCATCAACGTGGGCGAACAGAGGCAGCATATCAAGAGCTCGGTTTCGGGTCGCATTAAATGATAAGTAATCATCAATGAGGGTCGACATATCAACGTCGTCTTGTGCCATCAGACGATGCAAATAGTCTTCTGGGTATTTATCGATATAAGGGCTTATCTTTCTGGTGGTATCAACCTTATGTTTCTCAATAAGCCACCATTGCAATACACCATAAGCCTGCAAGTATCTCAGTATGGTTGGTGCATCGACTTTGGGGATTTCCGCGTTAATATGAACACCATAAGCGGCTATCCAGGACTCATCAGTGCCCTTTGCGCCAGCCTGACGAAGCTCATTTACAAGAGGAATAAGTACCTTGCACTGCTCTAATGTTAACGGCGGGCAAACAATTTCAATCGGCACCCAGCGTTCGGCTAAGTTGCCTAGCTCGTTTAACAGACTGGACTCATCAGCATCTTCTGCTTTAGCTTTTTTCTTTAAATAGTCCCAGTCAATTTCAACATTAAAAGTGCCGAGATCAGACGTTCTGACTTTGTGCTCAGCCTTCGATTCGCGAACGCATTCTCCGTCAACAACCGAACACAAAACCGTCGAAGCCTGCTCTAAAGTTAAGCCACTGAATTCCAGTTCAAAACCAATGGTTCTCGGCTCGTCACTGTCATTCAGTGGTACAGGGAGTTCTTTAAAGTCCGTCTCACTCAATCGAAAACTGTCCTGCTGGTCCTGGAAAAACAACCGGGCTTTCAAAGCCGTCTTTGCTTACACTAGCTACACCAAAAATGTAGTTATCGATCACAATGTTTTCCAACGTGTACTCATCTACGTTACCCACGTAACGGCTAAACTGCCACTGCGGTGCGTCGGTTAAACGCCAATACACTTTATAACCGGCAATATTGTCTTCGTCCTGACTTTGAGAGCTCCAGCTTAACGTCGTGTCTGGTTTCACAGCCCCTTCTATTTCAACGTTGGCCGGCGGTCGTGGTGCCCACGCCATGCTTGCCAAAGACGCCGCATTCAATGCCGTCAACTTAGCTGCGTAGTCAAAATTAACGCCGTCAATGGTATCACCGTATTTAATACCATTTTCCGTGCGTAAATCCTGGTGCTGACGGTTATAGTTCTCGTTGGTCTCCATAATACGGATGCCCGGATACCCGAGATCGTTAAACGGTCTGTGGTGACCGCCTCGACCAAAGCGGTCCAAACGATAAATAACCATCGTATCCAAATTAGGTACATAACGGTCCGCAATCCAATCAATATAACGAGCTAAATTGCGCGACGGCGAATCGACCTCACCTCCGTAAAAGCGCCGCATAGTCGCTTCGCGATCAGACTCGTTCATGCGAGTACCTTCTGCAAAAATCCGAGCTGTTGAGTTATTGATAACCCCGTTGATGCCCTCGATGTTGCCAATCATGTCATTGTTCAACACGGCGGTCAGGTGCCAGTCTTCATCCTTGGCTTTCTTCGCTAAAATTTTACCGCCAAACAAGCCTTGCTCTTCGCCGGCCAAGGCGGCGTATACGATAGACCCATCAAACTCGTATTGACTGAGCACACGAGCTGCTTCCAAGGTGCCTGCAACACCTGAG comes from Idiomarina sp. X4 and encodes:
- a CDS encoding calcium/sodium antiporter, encoding MVLSIVAVIIGLAVLVWSADKFVEGAAAVARHLGMAPLVIGMVIIGFGTSAPEMVVSALASLDGNPALALGNAYGSNITNIALVLGITAVLAPIAVKSVVIRREMPVLIGITLLSAIFLLDYQITRFEAGLLLLVFFAYMGWSVWIGSRNSDDALAAEYTQELDSHPIPMKPAIIWLIVGLLLLIVSSRALVWGAINIATALGVSDLVIGLTVVAIGTSLPELASAIAATRKNEHDLALGNVIGSNMFNTLAVVGIAGAIKPISLEPLVLSRDWITMAVLTLLLMAFGIRKARQGRINRVHGAIFIVLYIAYTLYLLKTGFINP
- a CDS encoding bacterioferritin-associated ferredoxin translates to MYVCLCKGVNDKTIHQAVSRGEVSSMRDLRQQFGVASQCGCCKDCAKSVLNDALQESFPKKSQETSLPVSVCYT
- the bfr gene encoding bacterioferritin; this encodes MKGDAKVIQQLNKVLTLKLTAINQYFLHARMYQNWGFNSLNKAVYKASIEEMKHADVIIERILFLEGIPNLQELGKLYVGEEPREMLELDHKVQFGDVSAIRDAVKVCEEHKDYVSRKALRDILDSQEEHLDWLETQIDLISRLGNEVYLQTKMDEAE
- the bfr gene encoding bacterioferritin translates to MRRDNNVVEQLNRLLAFELTSIDQYTSHSRQYEDMGLMKLYERINHEIDDERGHADLLIRRILFLEGEPNMKNREPHTIGSDVREMLENDLQLEYNNAKTLREVIEYCEEVDDYVTRDMLVGILKDTEEDHAYWLKIQLGLMDKLGEQLYLQKMM
- a CDS encoding methyl-accepting chemotaxis protein, which encodes MTIANRLYAGFAFILLLLAITTIIGTYQVGEIDKTLVRVNEVGSEKQRFAINYRGSVHDRAIALRDLVLVERASERPPLRELIAKLKNDYAESQQGMQRIISDANLVNSQEKSLLAAIAEIRKQGLESAAEVERLLQSDRRQQAQDYVIRELGPIYAEWLNRINDFIDYQEASISKGTQGVMERSENFATLMWWITAFAIIAGGLVAWRIVVRLTHKIGGEPEEAADVLQQIADGDLTVETRSKYKGSMMDDVNTMVRRLQGLLKEVNESATTLVDASSELSETADNNQKLVVEQQEQTTQGAAAIHQMSQTVREVAQHTEEAAQLADDTDKETMNGSREVEATVRSIEELAKQVESASTVIGELSDNTAEINKVLEVIEGIADQTNLLALNAAIEAARAGEHGRGFSVVADEVRALANRTQDSTRSIQSLIETMRGSATNAVDVMEQGRQKAAESVEQARRAGESLQSVNTSVAKMSDMNAQIATAAEEQTAVAEEINQNFTSITEAAEQTAAGSEQISEASRELRELAKRLNKGMKRFKIA
- a CDS encoding gamma-glutamyl-gamma-aminobutyrate hydrolase family protein encodes the protein MAQRPRVVVTGTARKWSPSWWCTWLALRLLGARPIRVSVRHRCEDESVDAVIIGGGDDISPSHYNQPPEPDGEYDPERDDIEIRWIQWALENKKPLLGICRGSQLINVVLGGELDQNIKELRKLTYNRPGLLPTKQVFLEKNCLLSEVCKKRKLRVNSLHSQIVKQVGVGMRATGWDLDGFIQASESDGREQAVIGVQWHPEYMFYVPSQLRIFRWLLSR
- a CDS encoding amidoligase family protein, whose translation is MSETDFKELPVPLNDSDEPRTIGFELEFSGLTLEQASTVLCSVVDGECVRESKAEHKVRTSDLGTFNVEIDWDYLKKKAKAEDADESSLLNELGNLAERWVPIEIVCPPLTLEQCKVLIPLVNELRQAGAKGTDESWIAAYGVHINAEIPKVDAPTILRYLQAYGVLQWWLIEKHKVDTTRKISPYIDKYPEDYLHRLMAQDDVDMSTLIDDYLSFNATRNRALDMLPLFAHVDETRVMEAVRDSKIKARPTFHYRLPNCQIEHPDWQLSEEWNLWWVIEALANDEEALAYWRDAFRKAERPIMGVAENDWKKRLTQWLSDREWW
- a CDS encoding M28 family metallopeptidase, encoding MTKQWLAPMVLLGLGAAFSFSASAQDAVSYEDKDELHDIVQAVEADNIEKDIRKLVSFGTRHTLSETESDTRGIGAARRWIYSEFEKISEACGGCLEVMYVSDVISGEKRIPDPVEVKSVIAIQRGTTDPNRYVMMSGDIDSRVSDVMDSTSDAPGANDNASGVAGTLEAARVLSQYEFDGSIVYAALAGEEQGLFGGKILAKKAKDEDWHLTAVLNNDMIGNIEGINGVINNSTARIFAEGTRMNESDREATMRRFYGGEVDSPSRNLARYIDWIADRYVPNLDTMVIYRLDRFGRGGHHRPFNDLGYPGIRIMETNENYNRQHQDLRTENGIKYGDTIDGVNFDYAAKLTALNAASLASMAWAPRPPANVEIEGAVKPDTTLSWSSQSQDEDNIAGYKVYWRLTDAPQWQFSRYVGNVDEYTLENIVIDNYIFGVASVSKDGFESPVVFPGPAGQFSIE